The proteins below come from a single Ochotona princeps isolate mOchPri1 chromosome 6, mOchPri1.hap1, whole genome shotgun sequence genomic window:
- the LOC105942012 gene encoding basic salivary proline-rich protein 2-like gives MGQGQGASARSPLFPKRPSRRARRGVRDTRDQIAPCGLLPAVSQAGGSSQGSEAKPSSCKGIRLRTLNVDPSAPRIATPLFLPTPLQDAAPGARSAPSSPSSPAPRTECGPEGERRTPCGARFPRPGRGSGSQRTPVPLRTGTHSPRGRNLLCPAPAAASKSLAGVKEPRRRQEAGRACAPPRRGRRPPSREEGQKPDRGNPREPRSPPPRSPLHNLGPGSASLGASPTLLPHPSSHSALSSPCPTSECPPTSQPPAPCFCLLPA, from the coding sequence atgggccagggccagggcgcGAGCGCACGAAGTCCCCTCTTTCCAAAGCGACCGTCCCGACGCGCACGCCGAGGTGTAAGGGACACCAGGGACCAAATTGCTCCATGTGGGTTGCTCCCAGCTGTCAGTCAAGCCGGAGGATCCAGCCAGGGGAGCGAGGCGAAGCCCTCTTCATGTAAAGGGATCCGTCTCCGGACTCTCAACGTGGATCCCTCTGCCCCGAGAATCGCCACTCCACTGTTCCTCCCGACCCCCTTGCAGGACGcggcaccaggagccagaagcgcaccttccagccccagctccccagcGCCCCGCACCGAGTGCGGACCCGAGGGTGAGCGCCGCACACCTTGCGGAGCGCGATTCCCTCGCCCTGGACGCGGCTCTGGCTCCCAGCGCACCCCAGTCCCGCTCCGGACCGGGACTCACTCACCGCGCGGCCGCAACCTCCTGTGTCCCGCTCCCGCCGCAGCCAGCAAGAGCTTGGCTGGAGTGAAGGAGCCCAGGCGTCGCCAGGAGGCCGGCCGAGCCTGCGCTCCGCCCCGCCGTGGCCGCCGCCCGCCCTCCCGGGAGGAGGGGCAGAAGCCGGATCGGGGCAACCCCCGGGAGCCACGGTCGCCCCCACCCAGGTCACCTCTGCACAATCTAGGACCCGGGAGCGCTTCCCTCGGTGCCTCGCCTACTCTGCTTCCCCACCCATCCTCACACTCGGCTTTGTCATCACCCTGCCCCACATCGGAATGTCCTCCCACCTCCCAGccgccagctccctgtttttgcctCCTCCCAGCCTGA